A portion of the Mesobacillus sp. AQ2 genome contains these proteins:
- a CDS encoding ATP-dependent Clp protease proteolytic subunit encodes MNINSAETQEGQQGPEGEQENKPSGLLEKIQQLGQTNVPQLSQDSKIHCLTIVGQIEGHMQLPPHNKTTKYEHLIPQLVAIEQNPNIEGLLVILNTVGGDVEAGLAISEMLASLSKPTVSIVLGGGHSIGVPIAVSCDYSFIAETATMTIHPIRLTGLVIGVPATFEYLDKMQERVVNFVTKHSNIPEEKFKELMFAKGNLTRDIGTNVVGHDAVDMGLIHEVGGIGQAMKKLNELIDINKPKTEVIVQ; translated from the coding sequence ATGAATATAAACAGTGCAGAAACCCAGGAAGGACAACAAGGACCAGAGGGGGAACAGGAAAATAAACCATCAGGCCTTCTTGAAAAGATCCAGCAGCTTGGCCAGACGAATGTACCGCAGCTGTCCCAGGATTCGAAAATCCATTGCCTGACGATTGTAGGCCAAATTGAAGGCCATATGCAGCTGCCGCCTCATAACAAGACAACAAAGTATGAACATCTTATTCCGCAGCTTGTTGCTATTGAGCAGAACCCGAATATCGAAGGCCTTCTTGTCATCCTGAACACGGTTGGCGGTGACGTAGAAGCGGGTCTAGCCATTTCAGAGATGCTTGCTTCCCTTTCGAAGCCGACAGTCTCGATCGTGTTAGGAGGAGGCCATTCAATCGGTGTGCCGATCGCAGTTTCCTGTGATTATTCTTTTATCGCTGAAACAGCGACGATGACCATTCATCCAATCAGATTGACTGGTCTGGTAATCGGGGTTCCTGCAACCTTTGAATACCTGGATAAAATGCAAGAGAGAGTTGTTAATTTTGTGACGAAGCATTCGAACATTCCTGAGGAAAAATTCAAAGAGCTTATGTTTGCCAAAGGAAACCTGACCAGGGACATTGGAACAAATGTCGTTGGCCATGATGCAGTGGACATGGGCTTGATCCATGAAGTCGGCGGCATCGGACAAGCAATGAAGAAGCTCAATGAACTGATCGATATAAATAAGCCAAAGACAGAAGTGATCGTGCAATGA
- a CDS encoding YlzJ-like family protein, with product MILYTMMPHEQIFPYSEEEAINQVMISYNGIPLMAEWTENNEYRIVRVMSTDPNHYMDPICRPGSTLSLS from the coding sequence ATGATCCTGTATACAATGATGCCCCATGAACAGATATTCCCTTATAGCGAGGAAGAAGCGATTAACCAGGTTATGATTTCCTACAACGGAATCCCGCTAATGGCTGAATGGACAGAAAATAATGAATACCGGATCGTCAGGGTCATGAGTACGGATCCGAATCACTATATGGACCCAATATGCAGACCCGGGTCGACCCTTTCACTTTCTTAG
- a CDS encoding DNA translocase FtsK, whose product MAKKKRRQSRKKNAVKTTVQYELAGLALLALAIIAMADLGAVGRTIVMFFRFFFGEWYMLSLVGLVVFSIFIMWKRRLPFIFHTKLIGTYLIIGAILLLSHVTLFELLSNGGKFKDPSVIKNTFELFVMEAKGETSTTDLGGGMIGAVMFALFYYLFDAAGSQLIAFLLIIIGGILVTGRTFTEVTSKIIAPMGGFIRDQWLSFIEDLKQWKENQQQKKSVQNKEAKKAKNEGKQTAMEEGSVEKTIDIPVEPTPEPIISSFAERAYATPSETQIQQPEKKAKAETKSEDDGEDLQQPITFTEVENTSYELPPIDLLKLPNKTDQSGEYEMIHANAAKLERTFHSFGVKARVTQVHLGPAVTKYEVHPDVGVKVSRIVSLNDDLALALAAKDIRIEAPIPGKSAIGIEVPNSEVAMVSLREVIESKQHNKPGSKLQIGLGRDITGEAVLAELNKMPHLLVAGATGSGKSVCINGIITSILMRAKPHEVKLMMIDPKMVELNVYNGVPHLLAPVVTDAKKASQALKKVVNEMERRYELFSHTGTRNIEGYNEYIKRYNNEEEANQPLLPFIVVIVDELADLMMVASSDVEDSITRLAQMARAAGIHLIIATQRPSVDVITGVIKANIPSRIAFAVSSMTDSRTILDMGGAEKLLGRGDMLFLPVGASKPVRVQGAFLSDDEVEEVVNYVIGQQKAQYQEEMIPEDVPENTSEVEDDLYSDAVDLVVEMQTASVSMLQRRFRIGYSRAARLIDEMELRGIVGPYEGSKPRNVLVAKSEEA is encoded by the coding sequence ATGGCCAAAAAGAAAAGACGGCAATCGAGAAAGAAGAATGCAGTAAAAACAACCGTTCAATATGAACTTGCCGGGTTAGCCTTGCTCGCATTGGCCATCATTGCGATGGCAGATCTGGGCGCTGTCGGAAGAACAATCGTGATGTTTTTCCGCTTTTTCTTCGGCGAATGGTACATGCTCAGTCTCGTTGGACTTGTCGTATTCAGCATCTTTATAATGTGGAAAAGACGACTCCCTTTCATTTTCCACACTAAATTGATTGGTACATACTTGATTATCGGTGCGATTTTGTTGCTGAGTCATGTGACCTTGTTTGAGCTCTTATCCAATGGGGGGAAGTTTAAAGACCCCAGTGTCATCAAGAATACCTTTGAATTATTTGTCATGGAAGCGAAAGGCGAGACAAGCACCACAGACCTTGGCGGCGGAATGATCGGCGCAGTGATGTTTGCGTTGTTTTACTATTTATTCGATGCAGCAGGCTCCCAGCTGATTGCGTTTCTTTTAATTATCATTGGCGGAATTCTTGTAACAGGCAGAACCTTTACAGAAGTTACGAGTAAGATTATTGCGCCTATGGGCGGGTTCATCAGAGATCAATGGCTTTCATTCATTGAGGACTTGAAGCAATGGAAAGAAAATCAGCAGCAAAAGAAATCAGTCCAAAACAAAGAAGCTAAAAAGGCTAAAAATGAAGGTAAGCAGACAGCCATGGAAGAGGGTTCTGTGGAAAAAACAATTGACATTCCTGTGGAACCGACTCCAGAACCAATCATCTCCAGCTTTGCAGAACGGGCATATGCAACTCCGTCTGAAACACAAATACAGCAGCCTGAAAAGAAAGCTAAAGCGGAAACTAAATCCGAAGACGATGGAGAGGACCTGCAGCAGCCGATTACTTTTACAGAGGTAGAGAATACTTCTTATGAGCTGCCGCCAATTGATTTATTGAAACTCCCGAATAAAACCGACCAAAGCGGCGAATATGAAATGATTCATGCAAATGCGGCTAAGCTTGAGCGAACATTCCATAGTTTTGGGGTGAAAGCAAGGGTTACCCAGGTCCATCTCGGGCCAGCCGTTACAAAATATGAAGTCCATCCGGATGTCGGAGTGAAGGTCAGCAGGATTGTTAGCTTGAATGATGATTTAGCGCTTGCTTTGGCTGCAAAGGATATCAGGATTGAGGCGCCAATTCCAGGTAAGTCTGCAATCGGGATCGAAGTTCCCAACTCAGAGGTGGCAATGGTTTCTTTACGGGAAGTCATTGAATCAAAGCAGCATAATAAACCAGGGTCAAAGCTCCAGATTGGACTTGGACGTGATATTACAGGCGAAGCAGTGCTGGCAGAATTGAATAAAATGCCCCATCTCCTTGTTGCCGGAGCGACAGGCAGCGGAAAGAGTGTCTGTATAAACGGAATCATCACAAGTATCCTGATGCGGGCCAAGCCTCATGAGGTCAAACTGATGATGATCGACCCTAAAATGGTCGAACTGAATGTCTACAATGGTGTCCCTCATTTGCTGGCGCCAGTGGTAACGGATGCGAAAAAGGCATCTCAGGCGCTCAAGAAAGTGGTCAATGAGATGGAAAGGCGTTATGAACTCTTCTCACATACCGGAACAAGAAACATAGAAGGCTATAATGAATATATCAAGCGGTACAATAATGAGGAAGAGGCCAACCAGCCGCTTCTGCCTTTCATTGTTGTCATTGTGGACGAGCTGGCAGACTTGATGATGGTCGCATCCTCAGATGTCGAAGATTCGATCACACGGCTGGCACAGATGGCCCGTGCGGCTGGAATCCATTTGATCATCGCTACCCAAAGGCCTTCTGTCGATGTCATTACCGGCGTCATCAAAGCGAACATTCCTTCAAGAATCGCATTTGCCGTATCTTCAATGACAGACTCAAGGACGATACTGGATATGGGCGGCGCCGAGAAGCTGCTGGGAAGAGGAGACATGCTGTTCCTGCCGGTTGGCGCATCGAAGCCTGTCAGGGTACAGGGAGCATTTTTGTCAGATGATGAGGTAGAAGAAGTTGTGAATTATGTGATCGGGCAACAGAAGGCGCAATACCAGGAAGAAATGATTCCTGAAGATGTTCCAGAGAATACCTCGGAAGTCGAGGATGATTTGTACAGTGATGCTGTGGACCTTGTCGTCGAGATGCAGACAGCATCTGTATCTATGCTCCAGAGAAGGTTCAGGATTGGATATTCACGTGCTGCCAGACTAATTGATGAGATGGAACTTCGCGGAATTGTCGGGCCATATGAAGGCAGCAAACCACGTAATGTTCTGGTTGCTAAGTCAGAAGAAGCATAA
- a CDS encoding GntR family transcriptional regulator, translated as MSIKSDNRHLYLQVIDHLKQDIQKGVYKEREKLPSEFDLAKQLGVSRATLREALRILEEENVIIRRHGVGTFVNAKPLFSSGIEQLNSVTAMIEQAGMKPGTIFLNSTTTGPTEEDIRRFSCSVDDEITLIERVRTANGEPVVYCLDKIPGKILSGDFSYEDESLLHLLEVMSNRKVTYAVAQIEPIGYHEKISPILECEPETALLVLKQMHFDENDVPILYSVNYFKADKFSFHVLRKRV; from the coding sequence ATGTCGATCAAATCAGATAACCGGCACCTGTATTTACAAGTAATCGATCACCTGAAGCAGGATATTCAGAAGGGTGTTTATAAAGAAAGAGAAAAACTCCCATCAGAATTCGATCTTGCCAAACAGCTTGGCGTAAGCAGAGCTACACTAAGGGAAGCCTTGCGGATTCTTGAAGAAGAAAATGTGATTATCCGCCGGCATGGTGTAGGTACTTTCGTGAACGCTAAACCATTGTTTTCTTCAGGAATCGAGCAGCTTAACAGTGTTACCGCAATGATTGAACAGGCCGGGATGAAGCCAGGAACCATCTTTTTGAACTCTACGACTACCGGGCCAACTGAAGAGGATATCCGTCGTTTTTCATGCTCTGTGGATGATGAAATCACTTTGATTGAACGAGTAAGGACCGCAAATGGGGAACCTGTTGTCTATTGTCTGGACAAAATCCCCGGAAAAATCCTGTCTGGTGACTTTTCATATGAAGATGAATCACTGCTTCATCTCCTTGAAGTCATGTCGAACAGGAAGGTTACATATGCGGTCGCACAAATCGAGCCGATAGGCTATCATGAAAAAATTTCACCGATCCTGGAATGTGAACCCGAAACTGCCCTGCTTGTTTTAAAGCAGATGCATTTCGATGAAAATGACGTACCAATCCTTTATTCCGTAAATTACTTTAAAGCCGATAAGTTCAGTTTTCATGTCCTGAGAAAGAGAGTTTAA
- a CDS encoding BMP family ABC transporter substrate-binding protein, translating to MKKRKFGLVMSLLLAAGTMLAGCGSDSDEKGGDSKKSDLKVGMVTDAGTIDDKSFNQGTWEGILKAEDKFGVDTKYLKPAGTTEAEYLKEMGNLYDAGYKFIVTPGFKFETAVFQAQDKYKDAKFVILDGNPHNGDYNPVVKDNTVAVFFAEHESGFLAGVAAALELKEGEAGFIGGMEIPAVQKFNWGFQQGLKYANENLGTNVVIKQENVIYQGSFDNAAAGGQIAAQYYDRGVDVIFTAAGGVGVGAIKEAKDRAKSGEKVWIVGVDVDQYEDGKYEGDKSVILTSAMKKLDQVSYDMVQAELDGKFPGGQTLTFDAKNDGIGLPDKNPNLSDETVSKVKEVYEKIKSEEVKVSAEQGDLFK from the coding sequence TTGAAAAAGCGTAAATTTGGTTTGGTAATGTCATTGCTTTTGGCAGCAGGCACAATGTTAGCTGGCTGTGGCAGCGATAGCGATGAAAAAGGCGGCGACAGCAAGAAGTCAGATTTAAAAGTTGGTATGGTTACGGATGCTGGTACAATTGATGACAAATCATTCAACCAGGGAACATGGGAAGGTATCCTGAAGGCTGAAGATAAATTCGGAGTCGACACAAAGTACCTTAAGCCTGCAGGAACAACTGAAGCTGAATATTTAAAAGAAATGGGTAACCTTTACGACGCAGGATATAAGTTCATCGTTACGCCTGGCTTTAAGTTCGAAACTGCTGTTTTCCAAGCCCAAGATAAATATAAAGATGCTAAGTTCGTCATTCTTGACGGAAATCCACATAATGGAGACTACAACCCTGTTGTAAAAGATAACACAGTCGCTGTATTCTTCGCAGAGCACGAATCAGGCTTCCTTGCTGGTGTAGCAGCTGCTCTTGAATTAAAAGAAGGTGAAGCTGGCTTCATCGGCGGTATGGAAATCCCTGCTGTACAGAAGTTCAACTGGGGCTTCCAGCAAGGTCTAAAGTATGCTAACGAAAACCTTGGAACAAATGTAGTAATCAAACAAGAAAACGTTATCTATCAAGGTTCATTTGATAATGCTGCTGCTGGCGGACAAATTGCTGCTCAGTACTATGACCGTGGCGTTGATGTAATCTTCACAGCTGCTGGCGGTGTTGGAGTAGGTGCTATTAAAGAAGCGAAAGACCGCGCTAAATCAGGCGAAAAAGTTTGGATCGTTGGTGTAGACGTTGACCAGTACGAAGATGGTAAGTACGAAGGCGACAAGTCAGTTATCCTGACTTCTGCAATGAAGAAGCTTGACCAGGTTTCTTACGACATGGTTCAGGCTGAACTTGATGGCAAATTCCCTGGCGGACAAACTCTGACTTTCGATGCCAAGAACGATGGTATCGGTCTTCCTGACAAGAACCCTAACCTAAGCGATGAAACTGTAAGCAAGGTTAAGGAAGTATATGAAAAGATCAAGTCTGAAGAGGTTAAAGTCTCTGCTGAACAAGGTGACTTGTTTAAGTAA
- a CDS encoding ABC transporter ATP-binding protein, translating to MSYVVEMLNIRKEFPGIVANDNITLTLKKGEIHALLGENGAGKSTLMGVLFGMYQPEKGVVKVHGKEVRITNPNVANRLGIGMVHQHFKLVENFTVTENIILGSEPLKGMVLDIDKAAKRIEELSKHYGLNVDPHAKIEDISVGMQQRVEILKMLYREADVLILDEPTAVLTPAEIDELMKIMRNLIKEGKSIIIITHKLKEIKAVADRCTVIRRGKGIGTVNVAEASEASLAEMMVGRHVSFKVDKKESAPGEVVLKIDSLSVKNNRKVMGLKDFSLEVRTGEIVGIAGVEGNGQTELIEAITGLRKAESGSIQIDGTEISSLPVRERLEKGMSHIPEDRHKRGLVLDYSLQENMVLQIYNKKPFSKNGILNKNAMKTYAQNILTNFDVRSGEGAVSIARTLSGGNQQKAIIGRELELDPKLLICVQPTRGLDVGSIEYIHKRIVEHRDKGNAVLLVSLELDEILQLSDRIAIVNNGELVGTVIAAETNENEVGLMMAGVAKERSI from the coding sequence ATGAGTTATGTTGTAGAAATGTTAAATATCCGGAAAGAGTTCCCGGGTATCGTAGCCAACGATAATATCACCCTTACATTGAAAAAAGGGGAAATCCATGCACTGTTAGGGGAAAATGGTGCAGGAAAATCAACCTTGATGGGCGTTTTATTCGGGATGTATCAGCCTGAAAAAGGCGTCGTTAAAGTGCATGGAAAAGAAGTGCGCATCACGAATCCCAATGTGGCCAACCGTTTAGGAATCGGGATGGTGCACCAGCACTTTAAACTGGTTGAGAATTTTACCGTAACAGAAAATATCATACTGGGCAGCGAGCCGCTTAAAGGCATGGTGCTTGATATCGACAAAGCAGCAAAAAGAATTGAAGAATTATCAAAGCATTACGGATTGAATGTGGATCCACACGCGAAAATTGAAGATATTTCAGTAGGTATGCAGCAAAGGGTAGAAATTTTAAAGATGCTTTACCGAGAAGCAGACGTCTTGATATTGGATGAACCAACAGCTGTTCTTACACCAGCAGAAATTGATGAATTGATGAAGATTATGCGCAATCTTATTAAAGAAGGAAAGTCTATCATCATTATCACTCATAAACTGAAAGAAATTAAAGCAGTAGCTGACCGCTGTACGGTAATACGCCGTGGAAAGGGAATCGGCACTGTCAATGTGGCTGAAGCAAGTGAGGCAAGCCTTGCAGAAATGATGGTTGGCCGTCATGTTTCATTCAAAGTGGATAAGAAAGAAAGTGCTCCTGGAGAGGTAGTACTTAAAATAGATTCTCTATCTGTGAAAAACAATAGAAAAGTAATGGGCCTTAAAGATTTTTCACTTGAAGTCCGTACTGGTGAAATTGTTGGGATCGCCGGGGTCGAAGGCAATGGCCAAACAGAGCTTATTGAAGCAATCACAGGATTAAGAAAAGCGGAATCAGGCTCTATCCAGATTGATGGCACAGAGATCAGCAGCTTGCCTGTTCGCGAGCGACTTGAAAAGGGAATGAGCCATATTCCGGAAGACAGGCACAAACGCGGACTGGTTCTGGACTACTCGTTACAGGAAAATATGGTTCTGCAAATCTATAACAAGAAGCCTTTTTCAAAAAATGGGATATTGAACAAAAACGCTATGAAAACGTATGCTCAAAACATATTGACCAACTTTGATGTGCGATCAGGCGAAGGTGCAGTCTCTATCGCCAGGACACTATCAGGCGGCAATCAGCAAAAAGCGATCATTGGAAGGGAACTTGAGCTGGATCCGAAACTGCTGATTTGTGTACAGCCTACTCGCGGGCTGGACGTAGGTTCTATTGAATATATCCATAAGAGAATCGTAGAACACCGTGATAAGGGGAATGCAGTATTGCTTGTTTCTCTTGAGCTGGATGAAATCTTGCAGCTATCTGACCGTATAGCAATCGTTAACAACGGTGAACTGGTCGGAACAGTGATCGCTGCTGAAACGAACGAAAATGAAGTTGGTCTAATGATGGCAGGCGTGGCTAAGGAGAGAAGCATATGA
- a CDS encoding ABC transporter permease, translating into MRHTIVSIISILLGLVAGGILMLFIGSNPIEGYSYLLQGALKNLERIGNTLATATPLVFTGLSVAFAFRTGLFNIGASGQMLVGGLLASAVGLTYDFSRPVLLAVMILVGMLGGALWAFVPGLLKAKFNVHEVVSTIMMNWIAYWTIYYVIPGYFKGEFLETESKKLAESATLRTPWLTDMFQGSYINLGLFLAVIAVIIIAFIIDKTTLGYELKAVGFNRFAAEYAGMKVNRNIILSMLISGALAGLGGVALYTGNASSIQIGILPAQGYDGIAVALLGANNPIGVFFAAVLFGILYSGTGFMNAMTEIPPELANTIIAIIIYFAATSVLIERLLNKFKKRSSNRKDKSGPVVEKGDS; encoded by the coding sequence ATGAGACATACCATCGTATCTATAATATCGATTTTATTAGGACTGGTGGCCGGGGGAATCCTGATGCTCTTCATCGGAAGCAACCCGATTGAAGGCTATTCCTATCTTCTTCAAGGTGCCCTGAAGAACCTTGAACGTATCGGGAATACCTTGGCTACGGCAACTCCACTTGTATTTACCGGTCTGTCCGTTGCTTTTGCATTCCGTACTGGTTTGTTCAATATTGGTGCTTCCGGCCAAATGTTAGTTGGCGGCTTATTGGCATCAGCTGTTGGTCTAACATATGATTTTTCAAGACCAGTCCTTCTTGCGGTCATGATTCTGGTGGGAATGCTTGGCGGAGCGCTTTGGGCATTCGTTCCTGGTTTGCTTAAGGCAAAATTCAATGTTCATGAGGTTGTATCGACAATCATGATGAACTGGATTGCTTATTGGACGATCTATTATGTGATTCCTGGATACTTCAAAGGGGAATTCCTCGAAACTGAATCCAAGAAGCTGGCAGAATCCGCTACCCTGCGTACGCCTTGGCTGACAGATATGTTCCAGGGTTCATACATCAACCTTGGATTGTTCCTTGCGGTCATTGCGGTAATCATTATAGCGTTCATTATCGATAAAACGACCTTAGGTTATGAGTTAAAGGCTGTAGGTTTTAATAGATTTGCAGCTGAATATGCAGGCATGAAAGTAAATCGCAATATTATTTTATCTATGCTGATTTCAGGTGCTCTTGCCGGACTCGGAGGAGTAGCGCTGTACACTGGTAATGCTTCCAGTATCCAGATCGGAATCCTGCCAGCCCAGGGTTATGATGGAATTGCAGTAGCATTGCTTGGTGCCAATAATCCAATTGGTGTATTCTTCGCAGCTGTTTTATTTGGAATCCTCTATTCTGGTACAGGCTTTATGAATGCGATGACTGAAATTCCTCCTGAACTGGCGAATACAATCATTGCGATCATTATCTACTTCGCAGCGACAAGTGTACTGATTGAGCGCTTGCTGAACAAATTCAAGAAGAGAAGCTCAAACCGAAAAGACAAAAGTGGTCCTGTAGTCGAGAAGGGAGATTCCTAA
- a CDS encoding ABC transporter permease yields MWHIIEQIFPYAIVFTIPLLITALGGLFSERSGIVNIALEGLMIIGAFSGALSIHYLSGVIENNTLVLWLGLLAAVAAGILFSILHAFASINLNADQIISGTAINLIATALTIFLARNMTGSGNIRITSGFTPSNVPFLSDIPIIGDLFFTKTYPTTWFVLAILFISSFILYKTRFGLRLRSCGEFPQAAEAAGINVRRIRYSGVLISGAFAGLGGALIIVTYAGEFTGTVSGLGFLALASLIFGQWKPLGVLAATFFFGFASTIANVSQVIPELAVIPPILLKIFPYVVTLIALVIFSKSSQAPKAVGETFDSGKR; encoded by the coding sequence ATGTGGCATATTATAGAACAAATTTTTCCTTACGCGATTGTCTTTACAATTCCTCTTCTGATTACAGCCCTGGGCGGTCTTTTTAGTGAGCGAAGCGGAATTGTCAATATTGCCCTTGAAGGCTTGATGATCATCGGTGCTTTCTCTGGCGCTTTATCCATCCATTATCTGAGCGGTGTAATCGAAAACAATACGCTCGTTCTTTGGCTGGGATTATTGGCTGCTGTAGCAGCAGGCATCCTTTTTTCAATCTTGCATGCATTTGCGAGCATTAACTTGAATGCGGATCAAATCATCAGTGGTACGGCAATCAATTTGATTGCGACTGCCTTGACGATTTTCCTTGCAAGAAATATGACTGGAAGCGGGAATATCCGAATCACTAGTGGATTCACACCTTCGAATGTCCCTTTCTTGTCTGATATTCCGATAATTGGAGATCTTTTCTTTACAAAAACATATCCGACTACTTGGTTTGTATTGGCCATTCTTTTCATTAGTTCGTTTATCCTTTACAAAACAAGATTCGGTCTGCGTCTAAGATCCTGTGGTGAATTCCCGCAGGCAGCAGAGGCAGCAGGAATTAATGTGCGAAGAATACGCTATAGTGGAGTCCTTATTTCCGGTGCGTTTGCTGGTCTTGGCGGAGCTTTGATCATTGTGACTTACGCTGGTGAGTTCACAGGTACTGTATCTGGTCTAGGATTCCTTGCATTGGCATCCTTGATCTTTGGACAGTGGAAGCCGCTTGGCGTATTGGCAGCGACATTCTTCTTTGGTTTTGCCAGTACAATTGCAAACGTATCACAGGTAATTCCAGAATTGGCTGTCATCCCGCCAATTCTGCTGAAGATTTTCCCTTATGTCGTAACGCTGATCGCATTGGTCATCTTTTCTAAGTCTTCACAGGCTCCAAAAGCCGTCGGTGAAACATTCGACAGTGGAAAAAGATAA
- a CDS encoding GGDEF domain-containing protein: MKLSLYLDDRETEKIFSYLRWIFLVIGVLVFYYPPLADRLDFTEETFPLLLTVGFIYMASAQIALVKLPPGNEYFSLLTKAGIVFDYVALIWLLVLTRGTMSPLFPISYLLVMHATIYWRTKGAILSSAFLTLGYSIIYVTQGHFEFYTSFVFILNLAFIWVVGVFGSLIVIRERKHLKQKEIFHELMFTDYLTGLYNHRHFQEQLRMLTLNKEDFMLVMGDIDYFKQVNDQFGHLTGDEILKRIGLIFQELADRHDAQAFRYGGEEFAFLLPLMDEMRQVAFFEDLYSTLAAEEFTGDCKTITMSFGIASSQTVSLPDKLLGYTDQLLYSAKAAGRNQVKFETGYTYRFDAVSEIAAARE; this comes from the coding sequence ATGAAGCTATCATTATATTTGGATGACCGTGAAACAGAGAAGATATTTTCTTATTTGCGCTGGATTTTCCTTGTTATAGGTGTTCTTGTTTTTTATTATCCGCCTCTCGCTGACAGGCTGGATTTTACAGAAGAGACCTTCCCACTGCTTTTGACAGTGGGATTCATTTATATGGCCTCTGCACAAATTGCCCTGGTCAAGCTGCCTCCTGGCAATGAATATTTTTCATTGCTTACAAAAGCAGGTATTGTATTCGACTATGTCGCACTCATCTGGCTGCTTGTTTTAACCAGGGGAACCATGTCTCCGCTATTTCCGATTTCATACTTGCTTGTCATGCATGCGACGATCTATTGGAGAACAAAGGGGGCGATTTTGTCCTCTGCCTTTTTAACTCTTGGATACAGCATCATTTATGTTACACAGGGACATTTTGAATTTTATACTTCCTTTGTGTTTATCCTGAATCTCGCGTTCATCTGGGTTGTCGGTGTATTTGGTTCACTTATTGTCATAAGGGAAAGAAAGCACCTCAAGCAAAAGGAAATTTTCCATGAATTGATGTTCACTGATTATCTCACGGGTTTATACAACCATAGGCATTTTCAGGAACAGTTGAGGATGCTTACTCTCAATAAGGAAGATTTCATGCTTGTCATGGGGGATATTGATTATTTTAAGCAGGTGAATGACCAGTTTGGCCACCTGACCGGTGATGAAATATTGAAGCGAATTGGGTTGATTTTTCAGGAGCTGGCCGACCGCCATGACGCACAGGCATTTCGATACGGTGGAGAAGAGTTTGCGTTCCTTTTGCCTTTAATGGATGAAATGAGACAAGTTGCCTTTTTTGAAGATCTTTATTCAACCCTGGCGGCTGAGGAATTTACCGGGGATTGTAAAACCATTACGATGAGCTTCGGAATTGCTTCCTCACAAACAGTGTCACTGCCTGATAAGCTATTAGGCTATACCGATCAGCTTTTGTACAGCGCGAAGGCTGCTGGCAGGAATCAGGTAAAATTTGAAACAGGCTATACATATCGTTTTGATGCTGTATCGGAAATTGCCGCAGCAAGAGAATGA